From a region of the Kaistia sp. 32K genome:
- a CDS encoding LysR family transcriptional regulator produces MDIDHLRLLRELARHKSVSGAAGALGLTQSTASKQLLLLEKEAGRRLAERSWRGASLTPDGERLLAHAEIILDQLDLAAHELQSIADRSKGAISLAAFDGAVASFVPTAIRATSQRIAGAAVKLVVAEPGAAEAAFGKGEVDVGLVLRETAQAAHSNDGRTRLQPLFHENLLCAVPSGHPIAARAFVELADVDQEAWAFAAIDGCPLYAEFFDACSRAGFEPECKFLIEDLSTRLGVVASGAAFTIIPELMVSNIPEGVALRPFGNPIQTVVAAVTSARPSKTRDILVEELINAANARRLQISRKSGSTNVTFANFA; encoded by the coding sequence ATGGACATCGATCATCTGCGCCTTTTGCGCGAACTGGCGCGCCACAAGTCCGTCTCCGGCGCCGCCGGCGCCCTGGGCCTCACCCAGTCCACGGCGTCCAAGCAGCTTCTGTTGCTGGAGAAGGAGGCAGGCCGGAGGCTGGCGGAGCGTTCGTGGCGCGGGGCGTCTCTGACGCCGGATGGGGAGCGCCTGCTTGCCCATGCCGAGATCATCCTCGATCAGCTGGATCTTGCGGCGCATGAGCTGCAATCGATCGCCGATCGGTCGAAAGGCGCGATATCGCTCGCGGCCTTCGACGGGGCTGTCGCCAGCTTCGTTCCGACCGCCATCCGGGCGACCAGCCAGAGGATCGCAGGGGCAGCGGTAAAGCTCGTCGTGGCCGAGCCCGGCGCTGCGGAGGCGGCGTTCGGCAAGGGCGAAGTGGATGTCGGCCTGGTGCTGAGAGAAACAGCGCAGGCGGCGCATAGCAACGACGGCCGGACGCGGTTGCAGCCGCTCTTCCATGAAAATCTGCTATGCGCCGTTCCATCGGGCCATCCGATTGCCGCGCGGGCCTTCGTCGAGCTCGCCGATGTCGATCAGGAGGCCTGGGCGTTCGCCGCCATCGACGGATGTCCGCTCTATGCGGAGTTCTTCGACGCCTGCTCCCGGGCGGGCTTCGAGCCCGAATGCAAGTTCCTGATCGAGGATCTGTCGACGCGGCTTGGCGTCGTGGCGTCCGGCGCCGCGTTCACGATCATTCCGGAGCTGATGGTGAGCAACATTCCGGAAGGCGTCGCGCTTCGCCCGTTCGGCAATCCCATCCAGACGGTGGTCGCCGCCGTGACTTCGGCGCGTCCGTCGAAAACGCGCGACATCCTGGTCGAGGAACTGATCAACGCGGCGAACGCCCGGCGTCTGCAGATCTCGAGAAAATCCGGATCGACGAACGTGACATTCGCCAACTTCGCCTGA
- a CDS encoding PLP-dependent cysteine synthase family protein, with protein MSRSPFPRSSFPLPLPGSAVGADGLTAGFPDVTAARTHETLFDLVGNTPLVRVNRLLSPEAKGRVYVKLDQFNIGGSSKDRIGINIVREARASGELKPGNRIVDFGAGNTAIGYALAGLVAGHPVTVVADTHLSPEKANYLKLLGAEILPGKADVAADHPDNWAVVAERYVNEDPNSWWARQGATPYNPQSHVHSTGPEIWHQTEGRITHFVAAIATGGTVSGTGSYLKGQNPDIRVIATNFTKLAEATNLLPVFNRAPGHETLERNFPPNIDLDVIDEIRHLPAPDVIDFGWHVARTEGLFLGISSILSLKIALELAEQAHDEALIVSFSADSGRDYLTREYNAGWLRANDLGHIADKYVPA; from the coding sequence ATGTCACGCTCCCCCTTTCCGCGCTCCTCCTTTCCCCTGCCCCTTCCCGGTTCCGCCGTCGGTGCGGATGGCCTGACCGCCGGGTTTCCCGATGTCACGGCGGCGCGCACGCATGAGACGCTCTTCGACCTCGTCGGCAACACGCCGCTCGTGCGGGTGAACCGCCTTCTGTCGCCCGAGGCGAAGGGCCGGGTCTATGTGAAGCTGGACCAGTTCAACATCGGCGGCTCGTCGAAGGATCGCATCGGAATCAACATCGTGCGCGAGGCGCGCGCCTCGGGCGAGCTGAAACCCGGCAACCGGATCGTCGATTTCGGCGCCGGCAACACGGCGATCGGCTATGCGCTCGCCGGCCTCGTCGCAGGTCATCCGGTGACCGTGGTCGCCGATACCCACCTCTCGCCCGAAAAGGCCAATTACCTGAAGCTGCTGGGCGCCGAGATCCTGCCCGGAAAAGCCGACGTCGCCGCCGACCACCCCGACAATTGGGCCGTCGTGGCCGAGCGCTACGTCAACGAGGATCCGAACAGCTGGTGGGCGCGTCAGGGCGCGACCCCCTACAATCCGCAATCCCATGTCCATTCAACCGGCCCGGAAATCTGGCATCAGACGGAGGGCAGGATCACGCATTTCGTGGCGGCCATCGCCACCGGTGGAACCGTGAGCGGCACGGGCTCCTATCTGAAAGGGCAGAACCCGGACATCCGGGTGATCGCGACCAACTTCACCAAGCTCGCCGAAGCCACCAATCTTTTGCCGGTCTTCAACCGCGCGCCGGGCCACGAGACGCTGGAACGGAACTTCCCGCCCAATATCGATCTCGACGTCATCGACGAGATCCGCCACCTGCCGGCCCCGGACGTGATCGATTTCGGCTGGCACGTCGCGCGGACGGAAGGGCTGTTCCTCGGGATTTCCTCGATCCTCAGCCTGAAGATCGCGCTCGAACTCGCCGAGCAGGCGCATGACGAAGCGCTCATCGTCTCGTTCTCCGCCGATAGCGGCCGGGACTACCTGACGCGCGAGTACAATGCCGGCTGGCTCAGGGCCAACGATCTCGGCCATATCGCCGACAAATACGTACCCGCATGA
- a CDS encoding ABC transporter ATP-binding protein, with product MTLSSNAPAAVVTERLGKVYNGRAVLDDINLTIPAGQVVALLGRSGSGKTTLLRILSGLEEPTAGQFRVAGRFSVVFQEPRLVPNKKVWQNVALGHRGPDWRRKAEGLLAEVGLNAHADLWPGILSGGEAQRVGVARALSQEPEFLLLDEPFAALDALTRLEIQALSLRLREQHGFAALLVTHDVEEAVAMADRVLVLRDGRISLDLAVDIPTPRRRSLKRFTDICERLLHELGVDVDAY from the coding sequence GTGACCCTCTCCTCGAACGCGCCGGCGGCCGTCGTCACCGAGCGCCTGGGCAAGGTCTACAATGGCCGCGCCGTGCTGGACGACATCAACTTGACCATTCCGGCCGGTCAGGTGGTGGCGCTGCTCGGGCGCAGCGGCAGCGGCAAGACGACGCTTCTGCGCATCCTGAGCGGCCTCGAAGAACCGACCGCGGGCCAGTTCCGCGTCGCGGGACGCTTCAGCGTCGTGTTCCAGGAACCGCGGCTCGTCCCCAACAAGAAGGTCTGGCAGAACGTCGCCCTCGGCCATCGCGGTCCGGATTGGCGGCGCAAGGCCGAAGGCCTGCTCGCCGAAGTCGGCCTCAATGCCCATGCCGATCTCTGGCCGGGCATCCTGTCGGGGGGCGAGGCGCAGCGCGTCGGCGTCGCCCGCGCCCTCTCGCAGGAGCCGGAGTTCCTGCTCCTCGACGAGCCCTTCGCCGCGCTTGACGCGCTGACCCGGCTCGAGATCCAGGCGCTCAGCCTGCGGCTGCGCGAGCAGCACGGTTTCGCGGCGCTGCTCGTGACCCACGACGTCGAGGAAGCCGTGGCGATGGCGGACCGGGTCCTGGTCCTTAGGGACGGACGGATCTCGCTCGACCTCGCCGTCGACATCCCGACGCCGAGGCGGCGCTCGCTGAAGCGCTTCACCGACATCTGCGAGCGGCTGCTGCACGAACTCGGCGTCGACGTCGACGCCTACTGA
- a CDS encoding zinc-binding dehydrogenase: MSFTSLELRSLVTPDGELRLTLEDVPVGDPGPDEVILRVDAAPINPSDLGTLLGPADVTTFTADASSGRPVATAKIPPQAAAFAAPRIGKSLAMGNEGAGEVIAAGENARHLIGKVVGALGGSMFTRYRKVNADDVLAFPEGVTAKQGAAAFVNPLTALGMLSTMRLEGHSALVHTAAASNLGQMLNKLCLADGVELVNIVRSQDQAAILQAIGAKHILNSTDPDFHEQLIAAVSETGATLAFDAIGGGPLAGQILGAMEAALVAKTPPTTPYGSPVHKQVYVYGRLDRSPSVLPSSPGMAWGIGGWLLFYHLKRIGRAEELKLRQRVANEITTTFASPYTREITMTEALDPAVIRAYQRKATGEKFLLLPSQD, translated from the coding sequence ATGAGCTTCACTTCGCTGGAATTGCGTTCGCTGGTCACGCCGGATGGCGAATTGCGGCTGACGCTCGAAGACGTGCCGGTCGGCGATCCCGGTCCCGACGAGGTCATCCTTCGCGTCGATGCGGCGCCGATCAACCCGTCCGACCTCGGCACGCTGCTGGGGCCGGCCGACGTCACGACGTTCACCGCCGACGCATCATCGGGCAGGCCGGTCGCGACGGCGAAGATCCCGCCGCAGGCCGCCGCCTTCGCCGCGCCCCGTATCGGCAAGTCTCTGGCGATGGGCAATGAGGGCGCGGGCGAAGTGATCGCCGCCGGCGAGAATGCCCGCCACCTGATCGGCAAGGTCGTCGGCGCGCTGGGTGGATCGATGTTCACACGTTACCGGAAGGTTAACGCGGATGACGTCCTCGCCTTCCCCGAAGGGGTCACCGCGAAGCAGGGAGCGGCGGCGTTCGTCAATCCGCTGACCGCACTCGGCATGCTGTCGACCATGCGGCTCGAAGGCCACAGCGCACTGGTGCACACCGCCGCCGCGTCCAATCTCGGCCAGATGCTCAACAAGCTCTGCCTCGCCGACGGCGTCGAGCTGGTGAACATCGTGCGCAGCCAGGATCAGGCAGCGATCCTGCAGGCGATCGGCGCCAAGCATATCCTGAACTCCACCGATCCCGACTTCCACGAGCAGCTGATCGCGGCGGTCAGCGAGACCGGCGCGACGCTCGCGTTCGACGCCATCGGCGGCGGCCCCCTCGCCGGGCAGATCCTCGGCGCGATGGAGGCGGCGCTCGTCGCCAAGACCCCGCCGACGACGCCCTATGGCTCGCCGGTGCACAAGCAGGTCTATGTCTACGGCCGGCTCGACCGGTCGCCGTCGGTGCTGCCCTCCAGCCCCGGCATGGCCTGGGGAATTGGCGGCTGGCTGCTGTTCTATCACCTGAAGCGGATCGGTCGCGCAGAGGAGCTGAAGCTCCGCCAGCGTGTCGCGAACGAGATCACCACGACCTTCGCCAGCCCCTATACGCGCGAGATCACGATGACCGAGGCGCTCGACCCCGCCGTCATCCGCGCCTACCAGCGCAAGGCGACGGGCGAGAAGTTTTTGCTTCTGCCCTCGCAGGACTAG
- a CDS encoding LLM class flavin-dependent oxidoreductase, whose amino-acid sequence MSTHILWYLKHIDGRFPWHPEGRRPFTHNDLIRTAELIDRRGFYGALHGTSSSDPLVTVASLIAATRKLRFLIPIYPGLTNSRLLAQQALTFDLLSEGRLLINLVNGQDRQLSAYGFTVKKDERYQLSADYWRLFKDFYEGRSSTYDGTYLDSRAETGAETLTGPPIYQDNPNALPFGPFQKPHPPLWGAGTTPGGIEHAGQVVEVYLAFLRGFAPLKAQIKAAHAAAARHGRKFQSVGIHGSVTVRRTPRQAREAFYETYEAAGAERLADDFNTRIRFFTGGQFDLHSFTAPDARRQGWIEAFRAKRLPTLDELEIEPGVFAGLTEFIGLPDFFGEGASIYLVGSGEEVAASIRRYKREIPGVDTFIFSGWPLEQEAAYVADYLFPHIEDLEQ is encoded by the coding sequence ATGTCCACGCACATACTCTGGTATCTGAAGCATATCGATGGCCGCTTTCCGTGGCATCCGGAGGGTCGCCGGCCCTTCACGCACAACGACCTGATCCGCACGGCCGAACTCATCGACCGGCGCGGCTTCTACGGCGCGCTGCACGGCACCTCGTCGTCGGACCCGCTGGTCACCGTCGCCAGCCTGATCGCCGCGACCCGCAAGCTGCGCTTCCTGATCCCGATCTATCCCGGCCTCACCAATTCGCGCCTGCTGGCACAGCAGGCCCTGACCTTCGATCTCCTCTCGGAAGGACGGCTGCTGATCAACCTCGTCAACGGCCAGGACCGACAGCTTTCGGCCTATGGCTTCACGGTGAAGAAGGACGAGCGCTACCAGTTGAGCGCCGATTATTGGCGTCTGTTCAAGGATTTCTACGAGGGGCGCTCCAGCACCTATGACGGCACCTATCTGGACAGTCGTGCGGAGACCGGCGCCGAGACGCTGACCGGCCCGCCAATCTATCAGGACAACCCGAACGCCCTGCCGTTCGGCCCGTTCCAGAAGCCGCATCCGCCGCTCTGGGGCGCCGGCACCACGCCCGGCGGGATCGAGCACGCGGGCCAGGTCGTCGAAGTCTACCTGGCGTTTCTGCGGGGCTTCGCACCGCTCAAGGCACAGATCAAGGCCGCGCATGCCGCCGCCGCGCGCCACGGCCGGAAATTCCAGTCGGTCGGCATTCACGGCAGCGTCACCGTCCGCCGCACGCCGAGGCAGGCCCGCGAAGCCTTCTACGAGACCTATGAGGCGGCCGGAGCCGAGCGCCTCGCCGACGATTTCAACACGCGCATCCGCTTCTTCACCGGCGGCCAGTTCGACCTCCACAGCTTCACCGCGCCGGATGCCCGGCGGCAAGGCTGGATCGAGGCGTTCCGGGCCAAGCGCCTGCCGACCCTCGACGAGCTCGAAATCGAGCCCGGCGTCTTCGCCGGCCTGACCGAGTTCATCGGCCTGCCCGACTTCTTCGGCGAGGGAGCCTCGATCTATCTCGTCGGCAGCGGCGAGGAGGTGGCAGCCTCGATCCGGCGTTACAAGCGCGAGATCCCCGGCGTCGACACCTTCATCTTCTCCGGCTGGCCGCTGGAGCAGGAGGCGGCCTACGTCGCCGACTACCTGTTCCCGCATATCGAGGATCTGGAGCAGTAG
- a CDS encoding GNAT family N-acetyltransferase, with protein MSPTIRPARPDEFETVDRLIEAAYAFDYGPREKAVEEQSFYRSASRSAEFEVLVAVDEKSGALCGSVTTRKAGGAPLMADARADELDFRLLAIAPEARKRGIGQALVAHLIEIARDRGFGAVFMKSAPEMVKAHNLYFKLGFTRDFARDGLFIGGRKQIDLHAFRKAIAPRAATPETSKDTP; from the coding sequence ATGAGCCCAACGATCCGCCCGGCGCGGCCCGACGAATTCGAGACGGTCGACCGCCTGATCGAGGCCGCCTATGCGTTCGACTACGGCCCGCGCGAGAAGGCCGTTGAGGAGCAGTCGTTCTATCGAAGCGCCTCGCGCTCGGCCGAGTTCGAAGTCCTCGTCGCTGTCGACGAAAAAAGCGGCGCGCTTTGCGGATCGGTGACGACCCGCAAGGCCGGGGGCGCTCCTCTGATGGCGGATGCGCGTGCCGACGAGCTGGATTTCCGTCTGCTCGCGATCGCGCCCGAGGCCAGGAAGCGGGGCATCGGACAAGCCCTTGTCGCGCATCTGATCGAGATCGCCCGCGACCGGGGGTTCGGCGCCGTCTTCATGAAGAGCGCGCCGGAAATGGTGAAGGCGCACAACCTCTATTTCAAGCTCGGCTTCACGCGCGATTTCGCGCGCGACGGCCTGTTCATCGGCGGGCGTAAGCAGATCGATCTGCATGCGTTCCGCAAAGCAATCGCGCCACGCGCGGCTACCCCCGAGACGTCGAAGGACACGCCATGA
- a CDS encoding ABC transporter permease — protein MSLSLPEPAAQAGVRLAPWEPSRASRLLKPILRGLVGVLIPIAILLWWGWAAETGHINVRIYSSPQLVLRRAYDLYAAGTLWEHLAISIQRATLGLAIGSTAGIALGVASGFFRPVERLIDPSIQLFRSMPLSSLLPLFVVWFGFGELPKVLVIVLATAPQLYVDTFTGLRNVDKKLLEVAQIFRLGKFQTIFGIILPAAAPFIFKGLRIASVTALILLVFAEAINAKLGLGYLASKGMAYFQTDLIFLVVFIYALLGLTADTIVRTVERLATPWRGKKGIR, from the coding sequence GTGTCGCTGTCTCTTCCGGAGCCCGCCGCCCAGGCCGGCGTCAGGCTCGCGCCCTGGGAGCCATCCCGCGCAAGCCGCCTGCTCAAGCCGATCCTGCGTGGCTTGGTCGGCGTGCTGATCCCCATCGCCATCCTGCTCTGGTGGGGATGGGCCGCCGAGACCGGCCACATCAACGTTCGCATCTACTCCTCGCCGCAGCTCGTTCTTCGCCGGGCCTATGACCTCTACGCCGCCGGCACGCTGTGGGAGCATCTTGCGATCTCGATCCAGCGGGCGACGCTCGGTCTCGCGATCGGAAGCACGGCCGGCATCGCGCTCGGCGTGGCGAGCGGCTTCTTTCGCCCGGTCGAGCGCCTGATCGATCCGAGCATCCAGCTCTTCCGGTCGATGCCGCTCTCCTCGCTGCTGCCGTTGTTCGTGGTGTGGTTCGGCTTCGGCGAGCTGCCGAAGGTTCTGGTCATCGTGCTCGCGACCGCACCGCAGCTCTATGTCGATACGTTCACCGGCCTGCGCAATGTCGACAAGAAGCTGCTGGAAGTTGCGCAGATCTTCCGGCTCGGAAAATTCCAGACCATCTTCGGCATCATCCTGCCCGCCGCGGCGCCCTTCATCTTCAAGGGCCTGCGCATCGCCTCGGTGACGGCGCTCATCCTGCTGGTCTTCGCGGAAGCCATCAACGCGAAGCTCGGCCTCGGCTATCTTGCATCGAAGGGCATGGCCTATTTCCAGACGGATCTCATCTTCCTGGTCGTCTTCATCTACGCCCTTCTGGGCCTGACGGCCGACACGATCGTGCGCACCGTCGAGCGACTGGCGACGCCCTGGCGCGGCAAGAAGGGGATCCGGTAG
- a CDS encoding alpha/beta hydrolase translates to MTELRTEDFTYAVRPEGDQLLTVFSRPDIPARAVLLYFHGGGWRYGSREMAGTVPRLAPFTKNGVVVLSADYRLSDAATYPAQLQDAGDAYEWAAERYPGLPIFLAGSSAGGHLASLVGLGAWEKLTKRSHARRPAGVITYALVADPLLWDAERQSEPLPEPGSFAHSSFSRSGVWPPFQLGRHLLREADPIVSPVVFTHVGREAPPFLILHGDRDTCVSYRQSVQLFETLGRRDGKAYLLGLGGADHEDQAFAAPLTIAGIAGFIEQFS, encoded by the coding sequence ATGACCGAGCTTCGGACAGAGGATTTCACCTATGCCGTGCGGCCCGAGGGCGATCAGCTCCTGACCGTTTTCAGCCGGCCGGACATACCGGCGCGAGCCGTCCTGCTCTATTTCCACGGCGGCGGCTGGCGGTACGGCTCGCGAGAGATGGCCGGCACCGTGCCGCGGCTCGCCCCGTTCACGAAGAACGGCGTCGTGGTGCTCTCGGCGGACTATCGGCTGTCGGATGCCGCCACCTATCCGGCGCAGCTTCAGGATGCGGGAGACGCCTATGAATGGGCGGCCGAGCGCTATCCCGGCCTTCCCATATTTCTCGCCGGTTCGTCGGCGGGCGGGCATCTCGCCAGCCTTGTCGGTCTCGGTGCATGGGAGAAGCTGACGAAGCGTTCCCACGCGCGGCGGCCTGCCGGCGTGATCACCTATGCGCTGGTCGCCGACCCGCTTCTGTGGGACGCGGAGCGGCAGAGCGAGCCCCTGCCGGAGCCCGGCAGCTTCGCCCATTCGTCCTTTTCGCGAAGCGGCGTCTGGCCGCCCTTCCAGCTTGGCCGGCATCTCTTGCGGGAGGCGGATCCTATCGTTTCTCCGGTCGTCTTCACGCATGTGGGACGCGAGGCGCCGCCCTTCCTGATCCTCCACGGCGACCGCGATACCTGCGTGTCCTATCGGCAGAGCGTCCAGCTCTTCGAGACGCTCGGCCGCCGCGACGGGAAGGCCTATCTCCTCGGCCTCGGCGGCGCCGACCACGAGGATCAGGCCTTCGCGGCCCCGCTGACCATCGCCGGCATTGCCGGTTTCATCGAGCAGTTTTCCTGA
- a CDS encoding LLM class flavin-dependent oxidoreductase has translation MSKKRPLKKLGFLHIVPFDRNDPGKGLEEALQLFEYAEELGLDGGWIRTRHLQYGVSSPAVFLAAASQRTKRIALGTAVIPVGYENPFRLAEDLATADLLSGGRLQAGLSVSPPPKDAFNDRIFGPSWREDDFSYERIAAFLRLARGEPIRSTATQEFEVFSDRVEPHSAGLADRTWYGAGSLRSAGSAGEAGLKLLVSNISTFETTSDFAEAQRNQIQLFRERHPLGDAAVVSQGRVVVPTDGASAEQAEKFAAYVSKRTPRTLAPDENRRIVARDALGSTEEIVRQLEQDVSFQETDEFVFELPFVFNQADYRHILEQLATKIGPALGWKPGS, from the coding sequence ATGAGCAAGAAGAGACCGCTGAAGAAGCTCGGCTTCCTTCACATCGTCCCGTTTGACCGGAACGATCCCGGCAAGGGCCTGGAAGAGGCCCTCCAGCTCTTCGAATATGCCGAAGAACTCGGCCTGGACGGCGGCTGGATCCGGACGCGCCACCTGCAATATGGCGTGTCGTCTCCGGCCGTCTTTCTCGCCGCGGCGAGCCAGAGGACGAAGCGCATCGCACTCGGCACCGCCGTCATCCCGGTCGGATATGAAAACCCGTTCCGCCTCGCCGAGGATCTGGCGACGGCCGACCTGCTCAGCGGCGGGCGTCTTCAGGCCGGCCTCAGCGTCAGCCCGCCGCCCAAGGACGCATTCAACGACCGCATCTTCGGCCCCTCCTGGCGCGAGGACGATTTCAGCTACGAGCGCATCGCAGCGTTCCTGCGCCTCGCTCGTGGCGAGCCGATCCGGAGCACCGCGACGCAAGAGTTCGAGGTCTTCTCCGATCGGGTCGAGCCGCACAGCGCGGGGCTGGCGGATCGGACCTGGTACGGCGCCGGCAGCCTGCGCTCGGCCGGATCGGCTGGCGAAGCGGGGCTGAAGCTGCTCGTCAGCAACATCAGCACCTTCGAGACGACGAGCGACTTTGCCGAAGCGCAACGGAACCAGATCCAGCTCTTTCGCGAGCGCCATCCGCTCGGCGACGCGGCGGTGGTGAGCCAGGGCCGCGTCGTCGTGCCGACCGACGGCGCGAGCGCCGAGCAGGCCGAGAAATTCGCCGCCTATGTGTCGAAGCGCACCCCGCGAACGCTGGCGCCGGACGAGAACCGCCGCATCGTGGCCCGCGACGCATTGGGCTCGACGGAAGAGATCGTCCGGCAGCTCGAGCAGGACGTCAGTTTCCAGGAAACCGACGAATTCGTCTTCGAACTGCCCTTCGTCTTCAACCAGGCCGACTACCGGCACATTCTCGAGCAACTGGCGACGAAGATAGGCCCGGCGCTCGGCTGGAAACCCGGATCCTAA
- a CDS encoding PhnD/SsuA/transferrin family substrate-binding protein, producing MNMRTLGVSLLALAGALGLVAAAHAADGKPVLKVGSFDPAITELAKQSGLFDDAPYIIEAAKTPFGEQVAALNAGTIDVAFYGATTALRQQAAETPAWTAQTAPIKVIAGFSPPPIRDIPKVVTAARTDAGVATPADLKGKSWAFSVGGDTPTVYLASLKAAGLTHNDITPLENDNYGTNIAAFHSGQAQVLTAFADDIADLLQSGDAKVIYSSDDLGVAVFYGFAARSADLADPVKEARIRDYLVRYNKFESEWYGAHPDKAREAFIKVGQLPPDLADFIVSRHKGTASINFNDALLKGVRKSADVLAENGDISPIEDITVTFDDRYNKLLNSVDYQY from the coding sequence ATGAACATGAGAACCCTAGGCGTATCTCTCCTGGCGCTGGCCGGCGCGCTCGGCCTTGTCGCGGCGGCCCACGCCGCCGACGGAAAACCGGTGCTCAAGGTCGGCTCGTTCGACCCGGCGATCACGGAGCTTGCCAAGCAATCCGGCCTGTTCGACGACGCTCCCTACATCATCGAAGCCGCGAAGACCCCATTCGGCGAGCAGGTTGCGGCCCTCAACGCCGGCACGATCGACGTCGCCTTCTATGGCGCCACGACCGCGCTGCGCCAGCAGGCCGCCGAAACGCCGGCCTGGACGGCCCAGACCGCGCCGATCAAGGTCATCGCCGGCTTCTCGCCGCCGCCGATCCGCGACATCCCGAAGGTGGTCACCGCGGCGCGCACCGACGCCGGCGTCGCGACTCCCGCCGACCTCAAGGGCAAGAGCTGGGCCTTCAGCGTCGGCGGCGACACGCCCACCGTCTACCTCGCATCGCTGAAGGCTGCCGGCCTTACCCATAACGACATCACCCCGCTCGAGAACGACAATTACGGCACCAATATCGCCGCCTTCCACAGCGGCCAGGCGCAGGTCCTGACGGCGTTCGCCGACGACATCGCCGACCTGCTGCAATCCGGCGACGCGAAGGTGATCTACTCGTCCGACGATCTCGGCGTGGCCGTCTTCTACGGCTTCGCCGCGCGTTCCGCCGACCTCGCCGACCCGGTGAAGGAAGCCCGGATCCGCGACTATCTCGTTCGCTACAACAAGTTCGAATCCGAGTGGTATGGCGCCCATCCCGACAAGGCGCGCGAGGCCTTTATCAAAGTTGGCCAGCTTCCACCTGACCTCGCCGACTTCATCGTCAGCCGCCACAAGGGCACGGCCTCGATCAACTTCAACGACGCGCTGCTCAAGGGCGTTCGCAAGTCGGCCGATGTGCTGGCGGAAAACGGCGACATCAGCCCGATCGAGGACATCACCGTCACGTTCGACGATCGCTACAACAAGCTGCTGAACAGCGTTGACTACCAGTACTGA